From Erigeron canadensis isolate Cc75 chromosome 8, C_canadensis_v1, whole genome shotgun sequence, one genomic window encodes:
- the LOC122578771 gene encoding universal stress protein PHOS32-like: protein MGDARKVGVAIDFSICSRAALQWAIDNVVRKGDHLILVNIRPDAHYEETEMQLWQVTGSPLIPLTEFRDAHVMKKYGTKPDPETLEIVELAATQKEVHVLLKIFWGDAREKLCEAVDNIPLDCLVIGNRGLGKLKRAILGSVSNYVVNHSSCPVTVVKHAHT, encoded by the exons ATGGGAGATGCAAGAAAGGTGGGAGTAGCCATAGATTTCTCGATTTGTAGCAGAGCAGCGTTACAATGGGCTATCGATAACGTCGTTAGAAAGGGAGATCATCTTATTCTCGTTAATATTCGTCCTGATGCCCATTACGAAGAAACTGAGATGCAGCTTTGGCAAGTCACCGGTTCTC CTTTAATCCCTTTGACTGAGTTTCGTGACGCCCATGTCATGAAGAAATACGGGACTAAGCCTGATCCAGAAACTCTAGAAATCGTTGAATTGGCTGCAACTCAGAAAGAG GTTCATGTTCTCCTGAAAATATTTTGGGGAGATGCTCGAGAAAAACTATGCGAAGCTGTTGATAATATCCCATTAGACTGTCTTGTTATAGGAAACCGAGGGCTCGGCAAGTTGAAAAG GGCAATACTAGGTAGTGTTAGCAATTATGTGGTAAATCACAGTTCATGCCCTGTAACTGTTGTGAAGCATGCACATACCTAA
- the LOC122579540 gene encoding oligopeptide transporter 5-like has protein sequence MDLSQIRDAQRHNVEAEDVNDCPIEQVRLTVPATDDPSLACLTFRTWFLGIISCGVLAFLNQFFGYRQNALTVSSVIAQIVVLPLGRMMEASLPTKHIQFPGTKWSFSLNPGPFNMKEHVLITILANAGSSSVYAVGIITIVKAFYHTEIHPLAALLLTQSTQLLGFGWAGLFRKFLVDSPYMWWPATLVQVSLFRTLHEEEKRPKGGLTRLQFFMIVLITSFSYYVVPNYFFQSITALSFVCWIWKDSFKAQQIGSGLKGFGIGAFGLDWATVASFLGSPLATPGFAMVNMLVGYVIVFYMVVPISYWSNWYEARRFPMYAFKTYNADGTKYNVTKVLNQTSFSFDQKGYDEYGKVHLSILFVLAYGLSFASLAATVSHVLLFHGSTIWEQTKASLNKNFGDVHTRIMKKNYEPVPQWWFHTLLILVVGLALLTCEGFQRQLQLPYWGIILAVGLASIFTLPVGVIYATTNQGVGLNVITELIIGYMYPGRPLANVVFKTYGDNSMWQAIQFLSDFKLGHYMKIPPRSMFVVQLAGTIIASTIYFATSWWLLTTVEYICDPTRLPTGSPWTCPGDDVFYNASIIWGLVGPQRMFGNLGLYSKMNYFFLFGILAPVPFWFLSRKFPEWKWTRLVNIPILINCPGPPVKAVNYNMWFSVGMFFNFVVYKRFKSWWARHNYILSAGLDAGVAFMAILCYLVLQNRNINGPEWWGLEVDDHCPLANCPSIPGIDVPGCPIIQ, from the exons ATGGATTTGTCACAAATTAGAGATGCCCAAAGGCACAATGTAGAAGCAG AAGATGTAAATGATTGTCCAATTGAGCAAGTTAGACTGACTGTCCCAGCAACAGATGATCCATCACTCGCGTGCCTGACTTTCCGGACATGGTTTTTAGGAATCATATCATGTGGTGTTCTTGCTTTCTTAAACCAGTTCTTTGGATACCGGCAAAATGCACTAACAGTGTCTTCAGTTATAGCCCAAATTGTTGTTTTACCACTTGGAAGAATGATGGAAGCAAGTCTACCCACAAAACACATACAATTTCCAGGAACAAAATGGTCTTTTTCGTTGAACCCGGGCCCTTTTAACATGAAAGAGCATGTTCTTATTACTATATTAGCAAATGCTGGTTCAAGTTCGGTTTATGCAGTGGGGATTATTACTATCGTTAAGGCGTTTTACCACACTGAAATTCATCCACTTGCAGCATTGCTGCTTACCCAAAGTACCCAG CTACTTGGATTTGGATGGGCTGGTCTTTTTCGAAAGTTTTTAGTAGACTCTCCATACATGTGGTGGCCTGCAACTCTGGTTCAAGTCTCTCTGTTTAG GACATTGCACGAGGAAGAAAAGAGACCAAAGGGAGGCCTAACAAGACTACAGTTCTTCATGATTGTACTCATAACTAGCTTTTCATACTACGTGGTTCCAAACTACTTCTTTCAATCCATTACGGCTCTGTCTTTCGTATGTTGGATATGGAAGGATTCCTTCAAAGCGCAACAAATTGGTTCCGGTCTTAAAGGATTTGGCATTGGTGCTTTTGGTCTTGATTGGGCAACTGTTGCTTCTTTCTTGGGAAGCCCGTTAGCCACCCCTGGATTCGCTATGGTGAATATGTTGGTTGGTTACGTGATAGTCTTTTACATGGTGGTTCCTATATCTTATTGGAGCAATTGGTATGAAGCCCGCCGATTCCCCATGTATGCTTTCAAGACATACAATGCAGACGGAACAAAGTACAACGTCACAAAAGTTTTAAACCAAACTTCTTTTTCATTTGATCAAAAAGGATATGATGAATACGGGAAAGTTCACCTTAGTATCTTGTTTGTACTTGCCTACGGTCTAAGTTTTGCATCGTTGGCTGCCACGGTATCTCATGTGCTTCTTTTCCATGGGAG CACAATTTGGGAACAAACAAAGGCTTCACTCAACAAAAATTTTGGTGATGTGCATACAAGGATAATGAAGAAAAACTATGAGCCTGTCCCGCAATGGTGGTTTCATACACTTCTAATACTTGTGGTAGGACTTGCTTTGCTTACTTGTGAAGGATTCCAGAGGCAATTACAACTTCCTTACTGGGGTATCATCTTAGCAGTCGGTTTGGCTTCAATATTTACATTGCCCGTTGGTGTTATTTATGCCACCACAAACCAG GGAGTAGGACTAAATGTAATCACAGAACTCATCATAGGATATATGTACCCAGGGAGACCGCTTGCTAATGTAGTGTTCAAAACGTATGGAGACAACAGTATGTGGCAAGCGATACAATTTCTCAGTGATTTTAAGTTAGGCCATTATATGAAAATACCGCCACGGTCCATGTTTGTTGTTCAG TTGGCAGGGACTATCATAGCATCTACCATCTATTTTGCTACATCTTGGTGGCTACTAACAACTGTGGAATATATTTGTGACCCAACCCGTTTACCAACTGGCAGCCCGTGGACATGCCCAGGAGATGATGTTTTCTACAATGCTTCAATTATATGGGGATTGGTGGGTCCTCAACGGATGTTTGGGAATCTTGGGTTATACTCAAAGATGAATTACTTCTTTCTCTTTGGAATCCTTGCACCAGTGCCCTTTTGGTTTCTTTCTCGAAAGTTTCCAGAATGGAAATGGACAAGGCTTGTAAACATACCCATCCTTATAAACTGTCCAGGACCACCGGTTAAGGCGGTGAATTATAACATGTGGTTTTCGGTGGGGATGTTCTTTAACTTTGTGGTTTATAAGAGGTTCAAGAGTTGGTGGGCGAGGCATAATTATATTCTATCGGCTGGCCTTGATGCTGGCGTTGCGTTTATGGCTATTCTTTGTTATCTGGTGTTACAAAATAGGAACATCAATGGACCAGAATGGTGGGGTTTAGAGGTGGATGACCACTGTCCGTTGGCTAATTGTCCTTCTATACCTGGTATCGACGTTCCAGGATGTCCTATCATCCAATGA